The following are from one region of the Mycolicibacterium diernhoferi genome:
- a CDS encoding MBL fold metallo-hydrolase, translated as MKFIQYYLDCLSHASYLIADENTGRAVVVDPQRDVAEYLRDAEEFGYTIELVIETHFHADFLSGHLELAAATGAKIVYSSVAETEFDSMGVADGERYSLGEVTLEFRHTPGHTPESMSIVVYEHADDAAPYGVLTGDALFIGDVGRPDLLASIGFTRDELAEKLYDSLHDKLMTLPDVTRVFPAHGAGSACGKNLSTELSSTIGEQKETNYALRAPDKATFMELVTEGQPPAPAYFVYNAVLNRKDRELLAESEIPEALSYDQTRAAMNAGAILVDGRGPEEFALGHLRGAINIGLEGRYAEFAGSVVPTDVDIVLFTEPGAELEAKTRLARIGFDRVVGYLDRPFEVMFDHQGDVEVASRLTAQSFDQRAATLPDLQVVDVRNPGEVAAGTIPDAITIPVGQLPARAGELDPAKPTVVYCAGGYRSSVAASLLRRNGFTDVSDILGGYGAWEAVHQNA; from the coding sequence ATGAAGTTCATCCAGTACTACCTGGACTGCCTGTCCCACGCGTCCTACCTGATTGCCGACGAAAACACCGGGCGCGCAGTCGTTGTCGACCCGCAGCGCGACGTGGCCGAGTACCTGCGCGACGCCGAGGAGTTCGGTTACACCATCGAGCTGGTCATCGAGACGCACTTCCACGCCGACTTCCTATCCGGCCACCTGGAGCTGGCCGCGGCCACCGGCGCCAAGATCGTCTACTCCTCGGTCGCCGAGACCGAGTTCGACTCGATGGGAGTCGCCGACGGCGAGCGCTACTCCCTGGGTGAGGTCACGCTGGAGTTCCGGCACACCCCCGGCCACACCCCGGAATCGATGAGCATCGTGGTCTACGAGCATGCCGACGACGCGGCGCCCTACGGGGTGCTGACCGGCGACGCGCTGTTCATCGGTGACGTCGGCCGGCCGGACCTGCTGGCCTCGATCGGGTTCACCCGCGACGAGCTGGCCGAGAAGCTGTACGACTCGCTGCACGACAAGCTGATGACGCTGCCCGACGTCACCCGGGTCTTCCCGGCCCACGGCGCGGGCTCGGCCTGCGGCAAGAACCTCTCCACCGAACTTTCCTCGACCATCGGCGAGCAGAAGGAGACCAACTACGCGCTGCGCGCCCCGGACAAGGCCACGTTCATGGAGCTGGTCACCGAGGGGCAGCCGCCCGCCCCGGCCTACTTCGTCTACAACGCCGTCCTGAACCGCAAGGACCGTGAGCTGCTGGCCGAATCCGAGATACCGGAAGCGCTGAGCTACGACCAGACGCGCGCGGCGATGAACGCCGGAGCGATCCTGGTCGACGGCCGCGGCCCCGAGGAGTTCGCGCTGGGACACCTGCGCGGCGCCATCAACATCGGGTTGGAGGGCCGCTACGCCGAGTTCGCCGGCTCGGTCGTCCCCACCGACGTCGACATCGTGCTGTTCACCGAACCGGGAGCGGAACTGGAGGCCAAGACGCGGCTCGCGCGCATCGGCTTCGACCGGGTGGTCGGCTACCTGGACCGGCCGTTCGAGGTGATGTTCGACCACCAGGGGGACGTCGAGGTGGCCTCCCGGTTGACCGCCCAGTCGTTCGACCAGCGCGCGGCCACGCTGCCCGACCTGCAGGTCGTCGACGTGCGCAACCCCGGAGAGGTCGCCGCCGGGACGATCCCGGACGCCATCACCATCCCGGTGGGCCAGCTGCCCGCCCGGGCCGGCGAGCTGGACCCGGCCAAACCGACCGTCGTGTACTGCGCCGGCGGTTACCGGTCCTCGGTGGCGGCAAGCCTGTTGCGGCGCAACGGATTCACCGATGTCAGCGACATCCTGGGCGGCTACGGCGCCTGGGAAGCCGTCCACCAGAACGCCTGA
- a CDS encoding NAD(P)/FAD-dependent oxidoreductase, which yields MTTAKHKIVIVGGGTAGISVAARLLRKGRSDVAVIEPSDVHYYQPLWTLVGGGQANASTTVRTEASVMPKGATWIKKAAASVDPDNNTVTCADGTVYAYDVLVVCPGIQLDWDRTEGLAEALGKDGVSSNYRFDLAPKTWEFIRGLRSGTAVFGMPSGPIKCAGAPQKIAYLAADYWRSQGVLDDIDVHLVVPTPRLFGIPAIADSLDAVAADYGITVHTGAEVTSIDASAHKVCLTSGAEGGSGSMLPYDVLHVAPRQSAPDWIKAGPLSTGDANGYVEIDKHTMQHVRYPNVFSLGDAGSSPNSKTGAAIRKQAPVVVENIESYLAGRPMTASYNGYGSCPIVTSSHDMLLAEFDYDLNITPSFPLIDPTAPHRPYWYLKKYGLPFMYWNLMLKGLA from the coding sequence ATGACAACTGCGAAGCACAAGATCGTCATCGTCGGCGGTGGCACCGCCGGCATCTCAGTGGCCGCCCGACTGTTGCGCAAGGGGCGCTCCGACGTCGCGGTCATCGAGCCGTCGGATGTGCACTACTACCAACCGCTGTGGACCCTGGTCGGCGGTGGCCAGGCGAACGCCTCGACCACCGTCCGCACCGAGGCCTCGGTCATGCCCAAGGGTGCGACCTGGATCAAGAAGGCGGCCGCGTCGGTCGACCCGGACAACAACACGGTCACCTGCGCGGACGGCACGGTCTACGCGTACGACGTGCTGGTCGTCTGCCCCGGGATCCAGCTGGACTGGGACCGCACCGAGGGACTGGCCGAGGCACTCGGCAAGGACGGGGTGTCGTCGAACTACCGGTTCGACCTGGCGCCGAAGACGTGGGAGTTCATCCGCGGGCTACGTTCGGGCACAGCGGTCTTCGGGATGCCCTCGGGTCCGATCAAGTGTGCCGGGGCCCCACAGAAGATCGCCTACCTGGCGGCCGATTACTGGCGCTCCCAAGGCGTGCTCGACGACATCGACGTGCACCTGGTGGTGCCGACACCGAGGTTGTTCGGGATCCCGGCGATCGCCGACAGTCTCGATGCGGTTGCCGCGGACTACGGCATCACGGTGCACACGGGAGCCGAGGTGACCTCCATCGACGCCTCCGCACACAAGGTGTGCCTCACCTCGGGCGCGGAGGGTGGATCGGGGTCCATGCTGCCCTACGACGTGCTGCACGTGGCGCCGCGGCAGTCGGCACCGGACTGGATCAAGGCCGGCCCGCTGTCGACCGGCGACGCCAACGGCTACGTCGAGATCGACAAGCACACGATGCAGCATGTGCGCTACCCCAACGTGTTCAGCCTCGGTGACGCCGGGTCCTCGCCGAACTCCAAGACCGGCGCGGCGATCCGCAAGCAGGCGCCGGTGGTGGTCGAGAACATCGAGTCATACCTGGCCGGCCGGCCGATGACCGCCTCCTACAACGGCTATGGGTCGTGCCCGATCGTCACGTCCTCGCACGACATGCTGCTCGCGGAGTTCGACTACGACCTGAACATCACGCCGTCGTTCCCGCTGATCGACCCGACCGCGCCACACCGGCCCTACTGGTACCTGAAGAAGTACGGGCTGCCGTTCATGTACTGGAACCTGATGCTGAAAGGACTGGCCTGA
- the trxA gene encoding thioredoxin — MATENLTYDDFESTITGNPIVLVDFWASWCGPCRAFAPVYERSAQAHPEVVYAKVDTQHERDLAATLEITSIPTVMAFRDGVLVYRQSGAMHPAALEDLIGRVKALDMAEIRAKIAARTAG, encoded by the coding sequence ATGGCCACCGAGAACCTGACCTACGACGACTTCGAGTCCACGATCACCGGCAATCCGATTGTGCTGGTCGACTTCTGGGCGTCGTGGTGCGGACCGTGCCGCGCCTTCGCCCCGGTGTACGAGCGATCCGCGCAAGCGCATCCGGAGGTGGTGTACGCCAAGGTCGACACCCAGCACGAGCGCGACCTGGCCGCCACGCTGGAGATCACGTCGATCCCGACCGTGATGGCCTTCCGGGACGGTGTGCTCGTCTATCGGCAGTCCGGTGCGATGCACCCTGCCGCACTGGAGGACCTCATCGGTCGCGTGAAGGCACTCGACATGGCCGAGATTCGCGCCAAGATCGCCGCCCGGACCGCGGGCTGA
- a CDS encoding histidine phosphatase family protein — protein MSEVVRLTLVSHGMTDAMAAGRFATDEPLNDLGHRQVGACADLGPFDGAVCGPERRTVQTADLLGLRATTAPALADLNCGRWRGAELDGVDPADLTVWLTDPSQAPHGGESIVALCKRVGSWLDAMAERRGRLVAVTHPAVIRAAVLNALNAPAKSFWRIDIEPAGRVGMHYRGHVWTLRLS, from the coding sequence TTGAGTGAAGTCGTCCGGCTGACCCTCGTCTCGCATGGCATGACCGATGCGATGGCAGCCGGACGATTCGCCACCGACGAGCCGCTCAACGACCTGGGGCACCGACAGGTCGGTGCGTGCGCCGACCTGGGTCCCTTCGACGGAGCCGTCTGCGGGCCGGAGCGACGCACCGTGCAGACCGCCGATCTGCTCGGCCTGCGTGCCACCACCGCACCGGCGCTGGCCGACCTGAATTGCGGGCGGTGGCGCGGCGCCGAACTCGACGGCGTCGATCCGGCCGACCTCACGGTGTGGCTCACCGACCCGTCCCAAGCCCCGCACGGCGGGGAATCGATTGTCGCGCTGTGCAAGCGGGTCGGGAGCTGGCTGGACGCCATGGCCGAACGCCGCGGCCGGCTGGTGGCCGTCACGCACCCGGCGGTGATCCGGGCCGCGGTCCTCAATGCGCTGAATGCTCCGGCAAAGTCGTTCTGGCGCATCGACATCGAGCCCGCCGGTCGCGTCGGCATGCACTACCGGGGGCACGTCTGGACGCTGCGTCTGAGCTGA
- a CDS encoding CbtA family protein, producing the protein MEKHIIGRGLLAGALGGVLAFVWSWIFIEPLIDRAIDYEDAVSAAHEAIEHGGHSHDHGGGGIEITRTVQSTIGLGFGLIAFSVAMGALLAVLFCVAYGRISSLSARATAALLAGAMLISLWIVPALKYPPSPPALSLDETIQQRTLLYLLVTVLSAGLLVGSVLLARKLAPKFGAWNASLIGAADYVVSVAVMFLLLPTIAETPGPITDTAGNVVLDGFSADLLYEFRLYSLGTQVVMWTTIGLVFAALVSRLLDQKQPARQPVE; encoded by the coding sequence ATGGAAAAACACATCATCGGGCGCGGCCTCCTGGCCGGCGCCCTCGGCGGCGTGCTCGCCTTCGTCTGGTCCTGGATCTTCATCGAACCGCTGATCGACCGGGCGATCGATTACGAGGACGCGGTCAGTGCGGCCCATGAGGCCATCGAGCACGGCGGTCACTCCCACGATCACGGTGGCGGCGGGATCGAGATCACCCGCACCGTGCAGTCCACGATCGGACTGGGCTTCGGTCTGATCGCGTTCAGCGTCGCCATGGGCGCACTGCTCGCGGTGCTGTTCTGCGTCGCATACGGCCGCATCAGCAGCCTCTCGGCCCGCGCCACGGCGGCGCTGCTGGCCGGCGCCATGCTGATCTCCCTGTGGATCGTGCCGGCGCTGAAGTACCCGCCGAGTCCGCCCGCGCTCAGCCTGGACGAGACGATCCAGCAACGCACTCTGCTGTATCTGCTGGTGACCGTGCTCTCGGCGGGGCTGCTGGTCGGTTCGGTACTGCTGGCCCGCAAGCTGGCGCCCAAGTTCGGCGCCTGGAACGCCTCGCTGATCGGGGCCGCCGATTATGTGGTGTCGGTCGCGGTGATGTTCCTGCTGCTGCCGACCATCGCCGAGACGCCGGGCCCGATCACCGATACGGCGGGCAACGTGGTGCTCGACGGATTCTCAGCCGACCTGCTGTACGAATTCCGGCTGTACTCGCTGGGCACCCAGGTCGTCATGTGGACGACGATCGGCCTGGTGTTCGCGGCACTGGTATCGCGTCTGCTCGACCAGAAGCAGCCTGCGAGGCAACCGGTTGAGTGA
- a CDS encoding CbtB domain-containing protein, protein MTSAETPKTPARARAIDLSAASAVAWLSLTAFFALLVLYFVGMDQGATSVFGANTVIHEFVHDARHLLGYPCH, encoded by the coding sequence ATGACTTCTGCCGAGACACCCAAGACACCGGCGCGGGCCCGCGCCATCGACCTCTCCGCCGCGAGTGCGGTGGCGTGGCTGTCGCTGACGGCGTTCTTCGCGCTGCTCGTGCTCTACTTCGTCGGGATGGACCAGGGTGCGACGTCGGTGTTCGGCGCCAACACCGTCATCCACGAGTTCGTCCACGACGCCCGGCATCTGCTCGGCTACCCCTGCCACTAA